In Grus americana isolate bGruAme1 chromosome 4, bGruAme1.mat, whole genome shotgun sequence, one genomic interval encodes:
- the SGMS2 gene encoding phosphatidylcholine:ceramide cholinephosphotransferase 2 produces the protein MNTIETAKLEEHMEGQNNDASNGYSRPTLSVSEENKNGTSKPKALSNGLRKTTKKYPDYIQIAMPAESRNKFPLEWWKTGIAFIYALFNLILTTVMITVVHERVPPKELSPPLPDKFFDYFDRVKWAFSVSEINGMILVGLWIFQWLFLRYKSIVGRRFFFIIGTLYLYRCITMYVTTLPVPGMHFQCAPKLNGDSQAKVQRILRLISGGGLSITGSHILCGDFLFSGHTVVLTLIYLFIKEYSPRHFWWYHLICWLMSAAGIICILVAHEHYTVDVIIAYYITTRLFWWYHSMANEKTLKVSSQTNFLSRAWWYPIFYFFEKNVQGSVPCSFSWPLSWPPSCFKSSCKKYSRVQKTGEDNEKST, from the exons ATGAATACCATTGAGACAGCAAAGCTTGAAGAGCATATGGAGGGTCAAAACAATGACGCTTCTAATGGCTACTCACGACCTACTCTCTCAGTCAGTGAAGAGAACAAAAATGGCACTAGCAAACCAAAGGCCTTGTCTAATGGCTTACGAAAAACGACAAAGAAATATCCTGATTACATCCAGATTGCTATGCCTGCTGAGTCTAGGAATAAATTTCCTCTGGAATGGTGGAAGACAGGCATTGCCTTTATCTATGCTCTCTTCAACTTGATTCTAACAACTGTCATGATCACTGTGGTCCATGAGAGAGTACCTCCAAAGGAGCTAAGCCCTCCCTTGCCTGACAAATTTTTTGATTACTTTGATCGTGTGAAATGGGCTTTTTCTGtatcagaaataaatggaatgATACTAGTTGGATTATGGATATTCCAGTGGTTGTTTCTTAGATACAA ATCAATAGTGGGACGCAGGTTCTTTTTTATAATAGGAACTCTGTATCTGTACCGCTGTATTACCATGTACGTTACCACCTTACCTGTGCCTGGAATGCATTTTCAGTGTGCGCCAAAG TTGAATGGAGATTCTCAGGCAAAGGTTCAGAGGATCCTGCGACTGATTTCTGGTGGTGGTCTGTCCATAACTGGATCACACATCCTGTGCGGAGACTTCCTGTTCAGTGGTCACACTGTGGTATTAACGCTGATCTACCTGTTCATCAAAGAGT ATTCACCACGTCATTTCTGGTGGTATCACTTAATCTGTTGGCTAATGAGTGCTGCTGGCATAATTTGTATCCTTGTTGCTCATGAACACTATACTGTGGATGTCATCATTGCTTATTATATCACCACGCGGCTCTTCTGGTGGTACCACTCAATGGCTAATGAAAAG ACTTTAAAGGTCTCTTCGCAGACAAATTTTCTCTCTCGAGCGTGGTGGTATCcgatattttatttctttgagaaGAACGTGCAAGGCTCTGTTCCTTGTAGCTTTTCCTGGCCGCTGTCTTGGCCTCCCAGCTGCTTCAAATCTTCATGCAAAAAGTATTCACGGGTTCAGAAGACAGGAGAGGACAATGAAAAATCTAcctga